In Marivirga salinae, a single window of DNA contains:
- a CDS encoding DUF433 domain-containing protein, whose protein sequence is MEWRKHIIADETVLLGKPTVKGTRVSVEHIIGLLAQGWTEKQILENYPRMNQESLQAVFSYIQECLKDGLLYTNP, encoded by the coding sequence ATGGAATGGAGAAAACACATAATAGCTGATGAAACTGTACTACTTGGGAAGCCTACAGTAAAAGGAACTCGCGTATCTGTTGAGCATATCATTGGACTCCTTGCTCAAGGATGGACAGAAAAACAAATTCTTGAAAATTATCCTCGAATGAATCAGGAATCACTTCAAGCTGTTTTTTCTTACATCCAAGAATGCTTAAAGGACGGACTTTTATACACTAATCCTTAA
- a CDS encoding type II toxin-antitoxin system RelE/ParE family toxin: MAEYRLSNEAKNDLIRIHQYGVEKFGDIQADNYFYTFFEYFEMIAERPFSYQSVDYIKEGYRRCVCGADSIYFRVNDKVVEIMAIVGRQDITGAIK, encoded by the coding sequence ATGGCTGAATATAGACTGAGCAACGAAGCCAAAAATGACCTTATCAGAATACATCAATATGGAGTTGAAAAATTTGGAGACATACAAGCTGATAACTATTTCTATACCTTTTTTGAATACTTTGAAATGATAGCCGAGAGACCTTTTTCATACCAGTCGGTCGACTACATAAAAGAAGGATATAGACGTTGTGTTTGCGGGGCTGATAGCATCTACTTTAGAGTCAATGACAAGGTTGTAGAGATTATGGCAATCGTTGGTCGACAGGATATTACTGGAGCAATAAAATAA
- a CDS encoding serine hydrolase domain-containing protein — protein sequence MKKYFFIVLIIPFISCQPRGNDQKEVTLNDSLTNQFQNIYDNGNLHGFSISLMNEKEAIYQQAFGYSDVANGKKYKLTTRQPIASISKTLVGISLLKAQELGKLNLDDPINKYLPFSINNPFYPDIEITIRQLANHTSTILDTDLYDESSYFLKNDKHLKSSSPIKIYEYFNSPREAVPIKDFIKNMLYTEKDNCCRDVFLNEKPGTTYQYSNGATVLAAVILEIATNQSFQEFTAKYIFKPLEMNQSSWNTDSTNTKLYHDGDTIYADYLGLDYPAGGLVTNSKDLSKYLQELINGYSGNGNVLSNRSYLELFNKSFADKFSKESFPEDENVFMNIKYDKGVYMGIAPQGYIGHTGSDPGTTTFMFFNKNTNKGFALIINRTIWWQYEEALKDLWTIMDILEHQTSLVK from the coding sequence ATGAAGAAATACTTTTTTATTGTCTTAATCATTCCATTCATCTCCTGTCAGCCAAGAGGAAATGATCAAAAAGAGGTGACTCTAAATGATTCCTTAACCAATCAATTTCAAAATATCTACGACAACGGAAACTTGCATGGATTTTCCATTTCACTAATGAATGAAAAGGAAGCGATCTATCAGCAGGCGTTTGGTTATTCCGATGTAGCAAATGGAAAAAAATATAAACTAACCACAAGACAACCAATTGCCTCTATTTCCAAAACTTTAGTTGGGATTTCTTTATTAAAAGCCCAAGAGCTGGGGAAACTAAATTTGGATGATCCAATTAATAAATATCTTCCTTTTTCAATTAACAATCCATTTTATCCTGACATAGAAATAACCATTAGACAATTAGCTAATCACACCTCAACTATTTTGGATACTGACCTTTACGATGAATCCAGCTATTTTTTGAAGAATGATAAGCATTTGAAATCATCCTCTCCAATAAAAATATATGAATACTTCAATTCACCAAGAGAAGCAGTACCCATTAAAGATTTCATAAAAAACATGCTCTATACGGAGAAAGACAATTGTTGCCGTGATGTTTTTTTAAATGAAAAACCTGGAACTACTTATCAATACTCAAATGGAGCAACAGTTCTAGCTGCAGTAATTTTGGAAATAGCTACGAATCAGTCTTTTCAAGAATTCACAGCTAAGTATATTTTCAAGCCGCTGGAAATGAACCAATCATCTTGGAATACAGATAGTACTAACACAAAGTTATATCATGATGGTGACACAATATATGCTGATTACTTAGGTCTCGATTATCCAGCTGGGGGCTTAGTGACTAATTCAAAAGACCTGTCAAAGTATCTGCAGGAACTGATTAATGGATACTCAGGAAATGGCAACGTACTTTCTAATAGAAGCTACTTAGAATTATTTAATAAAAGCTTTGCTGATAAGTTTTCTAAAGAGTCTTTTCCAGAAGATGAAAATGTGTTTATGAATATAAAATATGATAAGGGTGTTTATATGGGAATAGCACCACAAGGCTATATAGGTCATACAGGGTCTGACCCTGGGACAACCACCTTTATGTTCTTTAATAAGAATACAAATAAGGGTTTTGCGTTAATTATCAACAGAACCATTTGGTGGCAATATGAAGAAGCTCTCAAAGACCTCTGGACAATAATGGATATCTTAGAACATCAAACCTCCTTAGTAAAATAG
- a CDS encoding DUF5615 family PIN-like protein, which produces MKYLANENVPFSSITYLKSKGYDIMAIGVDDPSITDEQVMQIAIDENRTIITYDSDYGELIFKHGYKPQAGVIFIRTQPTEPLETAKILEELLTKKAISFEHNLTVIDSNTIRQKKY; this is translated from the coding sequence TTGAAGTATCTAGCTAATGAGAATGTGCCATTCTCCAGTATCACCTATCTCAAATCAAAAGGTTACGACATTATGGCGATTGGAGTTGACGACCCTAGTATTACGGATGAACAGGTTATGCAGATTGCTATTGATGAGAACAGGACTATTATTACTTATGACAGCGATTATGGTGAATTAATATTCAAGCATGGATACAAACCGCAGGCAGGCGTCATTTTCATCAGGACTCAGCCAACTGAACCATTAGAGACAGCAAAGATTTTAGAAGAGCTCCTTACTAAAAAAGCTATTTCATTTGAACACAATTTGACTGTTATCGATTCCAACACGATTAGACAGAAAAAATATTAA